The genomic interval TGCAAAAGTGGAAGCCAGTTTATAAAGCTTGATGACATTAAAGCACCTGCCTTGCTAGAGGTTTCACTAAATGAGAGTATGAATCTGAAGCAATGCGAGGCTGAGTGCTTGAAGAACTGTACATGTAGAGCTTACACTGATTCCAAATTAACAGGACGAGACAGTGGCTGTTTAATGTGGTTTGGGGACCTGATTGATATGAGAAAGACAATTAGAAACTTCACCGGGCAGTCAGTCTACATACGAGTACCTGCTCCGGAACCAGGTACAATTATTTCCGTAGTAATTGTCTAATTGATAGTGCAAAAGTTCCACTTCTTTGTTACAGCGAGGCTTGGGCTACTTGTTTCAGGAGTTAAATTGAAGACtcaaattttagttttcttaCAGTTCAACATGTGTCTATTGGTTATCGAACTACCCTGCTAAGAGTCTAGTACCTGGCTTTACATAGGATATTATTTATGTATAGCCATCGAATTTTGAGTCATGGTTGTCTCAGTTGATATATCAAGCTGGCCAACTTTTGCTAAACAATTTGTTAATCAATTAGATTAATATCAAACGACATGAGTTCTGAGTGTTGGTAAGTAAGCTCACTAGTGgagattaaagaaataattatattacaagGATTATTTGACAGCATGTACGGCCATGTAAAGTGAAATTGATCTCTATATTGGTCACTCTTCAACTGCTATGCCCGTCGGTGTGTTAAAAGGCTGCAATTTCACATTGATATTTGGCTCTTTCCCACattttttgcaaaattaagCTAGATTTTTGCATTCTTTTGATTGACTTACTTTGATAACGTATATACTTTTGGGTCCAGGAAACAAGAAGCTACTATGGACAACTATAATAATTGTTCTTCCGGTGGTACTTGTTGCTGTTTATGTTTTTTGTCGAAAGAGGAGAAAACTCAAGGACAAAGGTGACCTTTTAGATCACTCTCATATGTTTTCTGTTCCCATGAGTATACTAGTGCATAGGAGAAAACTGTACGCTCACTTTCCTTAAAGCTGTCTTGCAGAAAGAACGAAAACTGAAATAAGCCAGGATATGCTGTTATTCGACAAAAATATGGTCAATGCGGCAGGAGCAAAAAATAAGAGTACGGAATCTTGGTTCCCATTTTTCAGCTTGGCAAGCATAACTGCAGCTACCGATAACTTCTGTGAAGAAAATAAGTTAGGAGAAGGTGGCTTTGGACCTGTGTATAAGGTACCATTCTTGTCATATTAACTACAAAAACAGAGTGAAGAGTGATGTGTTGAAATATGAAATTGATCAGGGAAAACTACTTAATGGAGAGGAAGTCGCAGTTAAAAGGCTTTCAAGTCAGTCAGGACAAGGACTAGAAGAGTTTAAAAATGAGATGATGCTTATAGCAAAACTTCAACACAGAAACCTTGTAAGACTTTTTGGTTGCTGTATAGAACAAGGTGAAAAGATTTTGATTTATGAGCACATGCCTAACAAAAGCTtggattattttctttttggtatgtaatttttatcatttattcaAAAAACGACCTGTATCATTTACGATTATAGATGTTCCTCATGTAACGGTTTGATATTGTAACAGATCCCACCAAAAAAGGGCTTTTATGTTGGGGAACACGAATTAGAATCATTGAAGGAATTGCTCAAGGACTTCTATATCTTCACCAATATTCTAGATTAAGGGTTATTCACAGAGATCTCAAGACAAGTAATATTCTCTTAGATAAAGACATGAACCCCAAAATATCAGATTTTGGTATGGCAAGAATGTTTGGTGGAGATGAATTGCAGTCAAACACGAAAAGGATAGTTGGAACTTAGTATGTATACTAGAATTGCggttattatttaaatcctcATTCAAATATTACCTGCTTGCCTGTGTTTGTAAATCCTTTTTAGATGCTTAAATATGTGATGGAACTATGAATTTCAGTGGTTATATGTCACCTGAGTATGCGCTGCGCGGCTTATTCTCTATCAAATCTGATGTATTCAGCTTTGGAGTATTGTTGTTGGAAACACTGAGTAGCAAGAAAAATAGCCACTTCTATAATACTGATTCGCTTACCCTTCTTGGCCATGTAAGTGGCAATATTTCCCACTTTTTTTGGGCTCTTTGAATATATTAAGACGAATCTCATAATTGTTCTAAATGAAGAAAGCTACAATCATTGAACTGGAAAAGTAAAAAGTTTCCTAGCTATTGCAGTAAACAATATGAGAGTTAGCTTATCATTTAGCATTTGAATTTCTGTTATTCTTCAGGCATGGAATCTGTGGAATGATGGTAGAACCTGCGAACTGATGGATCCCATATTGCAGAATGAAGCATCATATCCGATCCTGAAGAGATACGTTAACGTAGCCCTTCTCTGTGTTCAAGAAAATGCAGCAGATAGACCAACCATGTCAGAAGTTGTCTCAATGCtttcaaatgaaattgttaatttacCTTCTCCCCAACAACCTGCTTTTTCATGTGTAAATTCCGCAAATATGCAGCCAGATGCTTTTTCAGTGAATTGCGTAACACATTCGGTGATGGATGCTCGATAGCTGAACGCGTCTTGCTTTATGTgtttttatctgaattttcttttcttgtagacaataaataaaagtctATTACTTCACTATTTATACAATCAGTGCACgcaaagattaaaataaaatctaatcttGCAGGTTGCATATCAAATCGCGTGAGTTAAGAATTGTACATCGTGCTTTTACCGACTTAACTTTTTTGACATGCTGATATTTGTCCTGAGAGCTTGGCTTTGAAGTAGAAAGACCAGTGTCGTGAGCTTCCTTTCCACTCAAGCTGAAGCCGCGAGGATGTATATTGTGCTTGGCTTTGAAGTAGCGGAAGATAATGAAAAAAGTGGCTTCGTCAAGACATTAATAACTTGTCATGGTACATAAAATCTTCTGTTTtccatatttttctctcatcaAAACCTTCCCAACTAGAGTCTG from Citrus sinensis cultivar Valencia sweet orange chromosome 9, DVS_A1.0, whole genome shotgun sequence carries:
- the LOC102620194 gene encoding G-type lectin S-receptor-like serine/threonine-protein kinase At4g27290 isoform X1 — protein: MCKNATTHVRSHETELVQVLCRFFVYIKFVPSHEICSSFFPFLRMEINLLYIYIFSSLIFLLHMELSLAADTITPETFIRDGEKLVSSSQRFELGFFSPRNSKKRYLGVWYKKIPDTVVWVANRNSPIFNPNTALTFSNNGYLVLLSQRNGIIWSSNMSRKAENPIAQLLDTGNLVIRDNSSGHTTESYLWQSFDYPTDTLLEGMKLGWDLKNGLERYLSSWESTDDPSPGKFTFRLVIQAIPKICAYNGSVEYTCTGPWNGVAFGAAPTFTSFLYEQVLVQGKDEISFWYESYNSLNIMILKVNPSGLIQRLIWNERSTAWDVLFSAPDGFCDDYGYCGANAICSDDKTPSCECLNGFKLKSQDNQTWPRKCESSHSSDCKSGSQFIKLDDIKAPALLEVSLNESMNLKQCEAECLKNCTCRAYTDSKLTGRDSGCLMWFGDLIDMRKTIRNFTGQSVYIRVPAPEPGNKKLLWTTIIIVLPVVLVAVYVFCRKRRKLKDKERTKTEISQDMLLFDKNMVNAAGAKNKSTESWFPFFSLASITAATDNFCEENKLGEGGFGPVYKGKLLNGEEVAVKRLSSQSGQGLEEFKNEMMLIAKLQHRNLVRLFGCCIEQGEKILIYEHMPNKSLDYFLFDPTKKGLLCWGTRIRIIEGIAQGLLYLHQYSRLRVIHRDLKTSNILLDKDMNPKISDFGMARMFGGDELQSNTKRIVGTYGYMSPEYALRGLFSIKSDVFSFGVLLLETLSSKKNSHFYNTDSLTLLGHAWNLWNDGRTCELMDPILQNEASYPILKRYVNVALLCVQENAADRPTMSEVVSMLSNEIVNLPSPQQPAFSCVNSANMQPDAFSVNCVTHSVMDAR
- the LOC102620194 gene encoding G-type lectin S-receptor-like serine/threonine-protein kinase At4g27290 isoform X2; translated protein: MCKNATTHVRSHETELVQVLCRFFVYIKFVPSHEICSSFFPFLRMEINLLYIYIFSSLIFLLHMELSLAADTITPETFIRDGEKLVSSSQRFELGFFSPRNSKKRYLGVWYKKIPDTVVWVANRNSPIFNPNTALTFSNNGYLVLLSQRNGIIWSSNMSRKAENPIAQLLDTGNLVIRDNSSGHTTESYLWQSFDYPTDTLLEGMKLGWDLKNGLERYLSSWESTDDPSPGKFTFRLVIQAIPKICAYNGSVEYTCTGPWNGVAFGAAPTFTSFLYEQVLVQGKDEISFWYESYNSLNIMILKVNPSGLIQRLIWNERSTAWDVLFSAPDGFCDDYGYCGANAICSDDKTPSCECLNGFKLKSQDNQTWPRKCESSHSSDCKSGSQFIKLDDIKAPALLEVSLNESMNLKQCEAECLKNCTCRAYTDSKLTGRDSGCLMWFGDLIDMRKTIRNFTGQSVYIRVPAPEPGNKKLLWTTIIIVLPVVLVAVYVFCRKRRKLKDKERTKTEISQDMLLFDKNMVNAAGAKNKSTESWFPFFSLASITAATDNFCEENKLGEGGFGPVYKGKLLNGEEVAVKRLSSQSGQGLEEFKNEMMLIAKLQHRNLVRLFGCCIEQDPTKKGLLCWGTRIRIIEGIAQGLLYLHQYSRLRVIHRDLKTSNILLDKDMNPKISDFGMARMFGGDELQSNTKRIVGTYGYMSPEYALRGLFSIKSDVFSFGVLLLETLSSKKNSHFYNTDSLTLLGHAWNLWNDGRTCELMDPILQNEASYPILKRYVNVALLCVQENAADRPTMSEVVSMLSNEIVNLPSPQQPAFSCVNSANMQPDAFSVNCVTHSVMDAR